The following proteins are co-located in the Alphaproteobacteria bacterium genome:
- a CDS encoding acetoacetate--CoA ligase produces the protein MTSDILWRPSPEAIEQANLTRFIATVHTSYNSTVTDFPSLYTFSVQHPDSFWRAVWSFCGVIAKDQGERVLENNHDIENAKFFPDAHLNFAENLLRRRDQSIGITFYGEDKIVQKLTFQEIYQQTAKIANIFKQWGIQPGDRIAGYLPNLPQTIIAMLAAASLGAIWSSCSPDFGTQGAIDRLSQITPKVLLIADGYFYGGKTFAYLDRLPTIRSHIPSLEKVIIIPYISTSEAIRAQDIDSPFDLWDELLTSTKVSTLDFIPLPFAHPLVILFSSGTTGIPKCIVHSAGGTLLQHLKEHQLHCDIKPNDQVFYYTTCGWMMWNWLVSALGSGASLVLYDGSPLYPQPTVLFDIAEKEGITLFGTSAKYIDSLSKLGVNLIKTHPLPLLRMITSTGSPLSPANYDYVYDSIKKDVCLASISGGTDIISCFVLGNPIGDVWRGEAQTRGLGLSVEVYNEEGQSQISKKGELVCTKPFPSQPLGFWNDSLRHKYHTAYFDRFPNVWHHGDFVELTPQGGMIIYGRSDTVLNPGGVRIGTAEIYRQVDQIPEIHGCVAVGQSWQNDERIILFVQLNEGLTLTETLIQKIKTQIRQNTTPRHVPSKIIAVTDIPRTKNGKIAERAVRDLIHAEPIKNQEALANPEAFDQYINHPELAKD, from the coding sequence ATGACTTCCGATATTCTCTGGCGCCCCTCTCCAGAGGCCATTGAACAAGCCAATCTCACTCGTTTTATTGCGACAGTTCACACAAGTTACAATTCGACTGTGACGGATTTTCCTTCCCTTTACACGTTTTCCGTGCAACATCCAGACTCCTTTTGGCGGGCGGTTTGGTCCTTTTGTGGCGTCATTGCAAAGGATCAAGGTGAACGCGTTCTTGAAAACAATCACGACATTGAAAATGCAAAATTTTTCCCCGACGCTCATCTTAATTTTGCTGAGAATCTATTGAGACGAAGAGATCAAAGTATCGGCATTACGTTTTACGGGGAAGACAAAATTGTTCAAAAACTTACCTTTCAAGAAATTTATCAGCAAACAGCAAAGATTGCTAATATATTTAAACAGTGGGGCATTCAACCGGGAGATCGTATTGCCGGATACTTACCCAATTTACCGCAAACCATTATTGCAATGCTTGCTGCGGCCAGTTTAGGCGCTATCTGGTCCTCTTGTTCACCTGATTTTGGCACACAAGGTGCTATCGATCGCCTTTCGCAAATAACGCCCAAAGTTCTGCTGATCGCCGATGGTTATTTCTATGGCGGAAAAACTTTTGCCTACCTTGACAGGCTACCCACCATTCGCAGCCACATTCCCTCTTTAGAAAAAGTCATTATAATCCCCTATATATCCACGTCCGAAGCTATCAGAGCCCAGGATATCGATAGCCCCTTTGACCTTTGGGATGAGCTCCTCACAAGCACAAAAGTCTCAACTCTTGACTTTATACCTTTACCCTTTGCTCATCCTCTTGTAATTCTTTTTTCCTCAGGCACAACAGGAATCCCGAAATGCATCGTTCACAGTGCAGGGGGCACCTTGCTGCAGCACCTAAAAGAGCATCAACTCCACTGCGATATAAAACCCAATGACCAGGTTTTTTACTATACGACCTGCGGGTGGATGATGTGGAATTGGCTTGTTTCGGCATTAGGAAGCGGCGCAAGTCTCGTCTTGTATGACGGTTCCCCCCTTTATCCCCAACCTACGGTCTTATTCGATATTGCAGAAAAAGAGGGGATTACTTTATTTGGTACATCTGCAAAGTATATTGATTCTTTAAGTAAGCTGGGCGTTAATTTAATCAAAACCCACCCTCTTCCTCTTTTACGCATGATCACCTCAACAGGATCACCCTTATCGCCCGCCAACTATGATTACGTTTATGATTCCATAAAAAAAGATGTATGTTTAGCTTCGATTTCAGGCGGCACAGACATCATTTCTTGCTTTGTTTTAGGAAATCCTATCGGTGATGTTTGGCGTGGGGAAGCTCAAACACGCGGACTGGGCTTGAGCGTAGAAGTCTACAATGAAGAAGGCCAATCGCAGATCAGTAAAAAAGGAGAACTCGTCTGCACGAAACCTTTTCCCTCTCAACCTTTAGGATTTTGGAATGATTCTTTAAGACATAAATACCATACCGCTTATTTTGATCGTTTTCCCAATGTCTGGCACCACGGAGATTTTGTGGAATTAACTCCTCAAGGAGGCATGATCATTTATGGCCGTTCGGATACCGTCTTAAACCCTGGAGGAGTGAGAATAGGTACAGCAGAAATCTATCGTCAGGTCGACCAAATACCTGAAATTCATGGCTGTGTTGCTGTGGGACAATCTTGGCAAAATGATGAACGCATCATCTTATTCGTTCAGCTGAATGAGGGCCTAACGCTGACAGAGACCCTTATTCAAAAAATCAAAACTCAGATTCGACAAAACACTACGCCGCGTCATGTACCCTCCAAAATCATTGCTGTTACGGATATACCGCGCACAAAAAATGGCAAAATTGCTGAACGTGCGGTTCGCGATTTAATTCATGCAGAACCGATTAAAAATCAGGAGGCCCTCGCCAACCCTGAAGCTTTTGATCAATATATCAATCATCCAGAACTCGCAAAAGATTAA
- a CDS encoding ParA family protein gives MSRIFTVSNQKGGVGKTTTTVNLATGLAAVDKRVLIIDFDPQANASTGLGLSKQRRLLNSYGLLLGDYTMSQVIVKTAIPGLCIIPSAIDLLGAEIELVGMERREYILKDIIAPYIHMFDYILIDCPPSMGLLTLNAMVAATDVIIPLQCEYYALEGLSYLLGSIQKIKKTLNPGLSLFGIVLTMFDRRSSLCDMVAKDVRSYLKDKVFETVIPRNTKVSEAPSHGKPAMIYDFKCTGSQAYMSLAREVLIRDAQLIQEVKVA, from the coding sequence ATGAGTCGAATTTTTACCGTATCAAATCAAAAAGGCGGTGTGGGGAAAACAACAACGACTGTTAACCTTGCAACAGGGCTAGCTGCCGTCGACAAACGTGTTTTGATCATCGACTTTGACCCCCAAGCCAATGCATCTACGGGTCTGGGCTTAAGCAAACAACGACGCCTTCTCAATTCATATGGCCTCCTACTTGGTGACTACACCATGAGTCAAGTTATCGTAAAGACAGCTATACCCGGGCTATGTATCATCCCTTCTGCCATTGATTTGTTGGGCGCAGAAATTGAACTGGTGGGCATGGAGCGTCGGGAATATATCTTGAAAGACATTATTGCCCCCTACATCCATATGTTTGACTATATTTTGATTGATTGCCCGCCTTCTATGGGCCTTCTCACTTTAAATGCCATGGTTGCTGCCACGGATGTAATTATCCCCTTACAGTGCGAATACTACGCTCTAGAAGGTTTGAGTTATTTACTCGGATCTATTCAAAAAATCAAAAAAACTTTGAATCCGGGACTATCTCTTTTTGGAATTGTACTCACCATGTTTGACCGGCGCAGCTCCCTATGCGACATGGTCGCGAAAGATGTGCGCTCCTACCTAAAAGATAAAGTATTTGAAACCGTTATCCCGCGGAATACAAAGGTATCAGAGGCTCCAAGCCATGGTAAACCCGCAATGATTTATGACTTCAAGTGTACAGGATCTCAGGCCTACATGTCCTTGGCCCGAGAAGTTTTAATTCGAGACGCTCAGCTTATTCAGGAGGTAAAAGTCGCATGA
- the recJ gene encoding single-stranded-DNA-specific exonuclease RecJ, whose product MNALNSVTQKSHDIPSGFESLFNSKYSVSGKIWQFRPCDDRQALVITQRHGLSATVGQLLSSRGIFLENVESFLEPTLRNLMPNPSHLKDMDCAIDRVIQALKNNEKIAVFGDYDVDGGTSCALLHRYFSLLGQSIRIYIPDRIDEGYGPNNEAMHTLKNEGYPVVLMVDCGTTAFEPLAYAKTLGLDVIVIDHHSAQPALPEAYALINPNRLDQESPLKHLCAAGLSFIFLVALQRALREQNWFEGKTEPDLMQLLDLVALGTVCDVMPLTGLNRAFVSQGLKVAKWRQNIGLTALADVAGLKEAPTAYHLGFLLGPRVNAGGRVGQATLGAHLLSTHDEAQARTMAQRLDMLNRERQQIEATVLEEAINLVESTDLLSKPILLVKGEGWHPGVIGIVASRLKERYARPSCVISFTDDMGKGSGRSVSGIDLGTAMHAATHCGLLVHGGGHAMAAGFTVTRALYNEFYAFLLQRLSADMKNILPTLEIDVSITLKGITTDLLQSLSCLEPFGAGNPTPKFMIHNVRIAYAEIFGNDHVRCTLLSEDGARQKAIAFRVAQQPLGKALLTAKNQLKHIVGTLRLDTWGGRNETVVYIDDLMEM is encoded by the coding sequence ATGAATGCCCTTAATTCCGTCACACAGAAGTCGCATGACATCCCGTCTGGTTTTGAGTCGTTATTTAATTCAAAATACTCTGTTTCGGGGAAAATTTGGCAATTTCGCCCGTGTGATGATCGTCAAGCTCTCGTCATTACCCAACGGCATGGCCTTTCGGCAACAGTGGGGCAGTTGCTTTCAAGCCGAGGGATCTTCTTAGAAAACGTAGAGTCTTTTTTGGAGCCGACATTACGTAATCTTATGCCAAACCCATCTCACCTAAAAGATATGGATTGTGCCATAGATAGAGTAATTCAAGCCCTAAAAAATAATGAAAAAATTGCTGTTTTTGGGGATTATGATGTGGATGGAGGAACATCTTGTGCCTTGCTTCACCGTTATTTTTCCCTATTGGGTCAGTCAATACGTATTTATATTCCCGATCGAATTGATGAGGGTTATGGGCCAAATAATGAGGCTATGCATACGTTAAAGAATGAAGGATATCCTGTTGTTCTCATGGTTGATTGTGGAACAACAGCTTTCGAGCCGTTAGCTTACGCGAAAACTTTGGGTCTTGACGTCATTGTGATTGATCATCACTCAGCACAACCCGCTCTTCCAGAAGCTTATGCGCTTATTAACCCCAATCGTTTAGATCAAGAATCTCCTTTGAAGCATCTTTGTGCTGCTGGTTTGTCATTTATCTTTCTTGTGGCTTTACAAAGGGCTTTACGGGAACAAAATTGGTTTGAAGGCAAAACTGAGCCAGACTTAATGCAACTGCTTGATCTGGTAGCCTTGGGTACGGTTTGTGACGTCATGCCCTTGACAGGTCTAAATCGAGCCTTTGTTTCTCAAGGATTAAAAGTTGCCAAATGGCGTCAAAATATAGGATTAACAGCATTAGCAGACGTGGCTGGATTAAAGGAAGCTCCAACAGCCTATCATTTAGGATTTCTTCTTGGTCCCCGCGTGAATGCGGGCGGACGAGTTGGCCAGGCAACACTAGGGGCGCACTTGTTGTCTACACACGATGAGGCACAAGCCCGCACTATGGCCCAACGTTTGGATATGTTGAACCGGGAACGACAACAAATTGAAGCCACTGTCCTAGAGGAGGCGATCAATTTGGTCGAGTCCACCGATCTTCTCAGCAAACCGATTCTCTTGGTCAAAGGTGAGGGGTGGCATCCCGGTGTAATTGGTATCGTTGCAAGTCGTTTAAAGGAACGATACGCTCGCCCTTCTTGCGTCATTAGTTTTACCGATGATATGGGTAAGGGTTCGGGACGGTCAGTATCAGGAATTGATCTTGGTACAGCTATGCATGCGGCGACACATTGCGGCCTTTTGGTGCATGGAGGCGGTCACGCGATGGCTGCGGGTTTTACAGTTACTCGTGCTCTTTATAATGAATTTTATGCATTTTTGCTTCAACGTCTCAGTGCGGATATGAAGAATATTTTGCCAACTCTTGAGATTGATGTTTCCATTACTTTAAAGGGGATAACAACGGATTTGCTGCAAAGTTTAAGTTGTTTAGAGCCCTTTGGGGCGGGGAATCCAACGCCAAAGTTTATGATACATAATGTGCGCATTGCCTATGCAGAAATTTTTGGCAATGACCACGTGCGCTGTACGCTTTTAAGTGAAGATGGTGCCCGTCAAAAGGCGATTGCTTTTCGCGTTGCTCAACAACCCTTGGGCAAAGCACTGTTGACAGCGAAAAATCAGCTGAAGCATATTGTGGGAACGTTGCGTCTAGACACGTGGGGGGGCAGAAATGAGACTGTCGTCTATATCGATGACCTTATGGAAATGTGA
- a CDS encoding ParB/RepB/Spo0J family partition protein, whose protein sequence is MMETEAKKNPLGRGLSALLGESAILESETPGTIFSLPTLAIKPGKFQPRYCFDDEKLTTLVDSIREKGIIQPLVVRTLQKADGVLESNTYEIIAGERRWRAARTLNLETVPVVVREYSDREALEVALVENIQRDDLTPIEEAEGYHRLLEEFNYTQEELARSIGKSRSHVANMLRLNQLPSHIKDMIQEGKITAGHARTLVNSENMEELAQNIIDNNLNVRQAEQLKKRNSTKPNLEIPDSEFIQQTKIIENEIANLLRLNVSLKVKQTGATLTVQFNSYEEIDEFMDRLRAIEI, encoded by the coding sequence ATGATGGAAACAGAAGCCAAAAAAAATCCCTTAGGTCGTGGGCTTTCAGCCCTTCTTGGCGAATCTGCTATATTAGAAAGCGAAACACCTGGCACCATATTTTCCCTTCCTACCCTTGCTATAAAGCCAGGAAAATTTCAGCCTCGCTACTGTTTTGACGATGAGAAACTAACAACGTTAGTTGATTCCATCCGTGAAAAGGGCATTATTCAACCGCTCGTGGTCCGCACTTTGCAAAAAGCGGACGGCGTTCTTGAGAGTAACACATATGAAATTATTGCCGGTGAGCGTCGCTGGCGCGCTGCGCGGACACTCAACTTAGAGACTGTTCCTGTTGTCGTGCGCGAGTATAGCGATCGTGAAGCTCTTGAGGTCGCCCTCGTAGAGAACATTCAGCGCGATGACCTGACTCCTATTGAGGAGGCCGAAGGGTACCACCGTCTTCTGGAAGAATTTAATTATACTCAAGAAGAATTGGCCCGTTCAATCGGAAAAAGCCGCAGCCATGTGGCGAATATGCTTCGCCTCAACCAACTTCCAAGCCACATTAAAGACATGATTCAAGAAGGTAAGATCACAGCTGGTCACGCCCGAACTCTTGTTAATTCAGAAAATATGGAAGAGTTGGCTCAAAATATTATCGACAATAATCTCAATGTTCGCCAAGCCGAGCAACTCAAGAAAAGAAACTCCACAAAACCAAATCTTGAGATTCCTGATTCTGAATTTATTCAACAAACCAAGATTATTGAAAATGAGATTGCAAATCTTTTGCGCTTAAATGTTTCCTTAAAAGTGAAGCAAACAGGAGCAACCTTAACTGTACAATTCAATAGTTATGAAGAGATTGATGAATTTATGGATAGATTGAGGGCCATCGAAATTTAA
- a CDS encoding TrkH family potassium uptake protein, with protein MIAFRAVFYLIGILLSISSVAMLIPLSVELLIYHTSGWRGFAISSFLTGLVGTLLVLSNRSEGKTELRVREAFLLTTVSWIATSLFAGLPFFWSSLSINFLDSWFESVSALTTTGSTVLAHLNKVPRGILLWRALLQWLGGTGIIVMAMTILPILRIGGMQLFRNEFSDRSEKILPRLSQIASAILSIYFVFTFTCAIFLHLAGMEWFDAICHAMCTVSTGGLSTQDLSIGAYRSLSIELILMAFMIMGGMTFILFVKLWHRNFKAVWKDSQLRVYLSIIGIGSLLGALWLNLHQEINFWRSLRYSAFAVISVITSTGYATEDYTLWGSFPLVLFFLLSLVGGCTGSTSGGIKIFRFQVLIAVALSHMRQLRRPHGIYVPLYQSQKISENIAMSVFTFITLYAFCLILLTGGLSICGLDFVTSLTGAAAALGNLGPGLTPMIAPLASFADLDIGSKCILMFGMILGRLELLAILILFMPSFWKD; from the coding sequence GTGATCGCATTTCGGGCGGTTTTTTACCTAATCGGCATATTACTTAGTATTAGCTCTGTTGCGATGCTAATTCCCTTAAGCGTGGAATTGTTGATTTACCACACAAGTGGATGGAGAGGATTTGCAATTTCTTCTTTCCTAACAGGGCTAGTGGGCACTTTGTTGGTATTATCTAATCGGTCCGAAGGTAAAACCGAACTTCGGGTAAGAGAAGCATTTTTGTTAACCACGGTTAGTTGGATTGCCACGTCTTTATTTGCGGGGCTGCCTTTCTTTTGGTCCTCTTTGTCGATTAATTTTTTGGATAGTTGGTTTGAATCTGTTTCGGCGCTGACAACAACTGGATCCACAGTTTTGGCCCATTTGAATAAAGTTCCCAGAGGTATATTGTTGTGGCGTGCTCTTTTGCAGTGGCTTGGGGGGACGGGTATTATCGTCATGGCCATGACCATTTTACCAATCTTGCGCATTGGGGGAATGCAGTTATTTCGTAACGAATTTTCGGATCGTTCTGAAAAGATTTTACCTCGACTTTCTCAAATTGCCTCTGCCATTTTATCCATTTATTTTGTATTTACCTTTACATGCGCTATTTTTCTTCATTTGGCAGGCATGGAATGGTTTGATGCGATTTGTCATGCTATGTGTACGGTATCTACGGGCGGACTCAGCACCCAAGATCTTTCCATAGGTGCCTATCGTAGCCTATCTATTGAGCTCATTTTGATGGCATTCATGATTATGGGAGGAATGACGTTTATTCTGTTTGTCAAATTATGGCATCGCAACTTTAAAGCGGTTTGGAAAGATAGCCAATTACGGGTGTATTTAAGTATCATTGGAATTGGATCTCTTTTGGGAGCGTTGTGGCTTAATCTTCATCAGGAGATCAATTTTTGGAGGAGTCTTCGCTATTCTGCATTTGCGGTTATTTCAGTCATCACCTCCACAGGATACGCAACAGAAGACTACACGTTGTGGGGATCTTTTCCACTTGTCTTGTTTTTTCTATTAAGTTTGGTCGGGGGATGTACAGGTTCCACCTCTGGAGGAATTAAGATCTTTCGATTTCAAGTTTTAATTGCCGTCGCTTTGAGCCATATGCGACAATTGCGGCGTCCCCATGGGATATATGTTCCTTTATACCAGTCTCAAAAAATTTCTGAAAATATTGCGATGTCTGTGTTTACGTTTATAACACTGTATGCTTTTTGCTTAATTCTTCTTACCGGCGGATTATCAATTTGCGGACTGGATTTTGTGACCAGTTTAACGGGCGCTGCAGCTGCACTGGGCAACTTAGGGCCAGGGTTGACGCCGATGATTGCACCCTTAGCCTCTTTTGCTGATTTAGATATTGGATCTAAATGCATCTTAATGTTTGGAATGATTTTAGGCCGCCTTGAGTTATTAGCGATTTTAATTCTTTTCATGCCATCATTTTGGAAAGATTAA
- a CDS encoding ATP-binding cassette domain-containing protein yields the protein MTQLTSPDTVSEKNLQKLKDILAFTKPYRAPIILAILSLTLAAVMVLSLGWGLRNLIDYGFSQGDANALDYTLLMMGLAVLLLSIASFGRSYYIGWVGERVMTDLRIRVFNHLLSLDIGFFELIRPGELVSRITADTTLIQVVLGGSAAAALRNFLLLMGGLIMMLATSLKLTLLTLIIVPFVLIPILIYGKQVRQLSKKTQDRIADVSGFLEETMSGIRTTQAFQHEDHDKAEFKDQADRAFQVSIKRIHLRSLLACLVMTLVFGGVSLVLWNGGRDVIAGNLEAGHLSAFIFYAIVVASSAGSFSEIFADLQRAMGALDRLRELLATSPTLKTTSFVTHRKLPIPSSGVVALHNICFSYPNNPEKPILNNITLSAAPGEKIAIVGPSGAGKSTLLSLLLRFYSPQSGSLYLDGIDVRDVDVQEVRARMGLVPQDPMIFSQSLYQNILYGRPNASETEVWKAAELAYLLDVIEDLPQGIHTLLGTKGVRLSGGQRQRVAIARAILRNPSILLLDEATSALDSQSEILVQKGLNHLMTTRTTIVIAHRLATVLKADRIIVMDRGNIDAVGTHAELMCEDGLYRRLARMQYSETTNIRSMG from the coding sequence ATGACCCAACTCACCTCCCCAGATACTGTATCTGAGAAAAACCTACAAAAACTAAAGGATATTCTTGCCTTTACGAAACCTTACCGTGCTCCCATCATCCTAGCGATCCTCTCCTTAACATTAGCCGCTGTGATGGTTTTAAGTTTGGGTTGGGGGTTGAGAAACTTAATTGATTATGGTTTCAGCCAAGGAGATGCAAACGCCCTGGATTATACACTTCTGATGATGGGCCTCGCGGTCCTTCTTTTATCCATCGCAAGCTTTGGGAGAAGTTATTATATTGGTTGGGTTGGGGAACGTGTCATGACAGACTTACGCATACGCGTCTTTAATCATTTACTATCTTTAGATATTGGTTTTTTTGAGTTGATTCGCCCAGGAGAATTGGTATCTCGCATTACAGCCGATACAACGCTAATTCAAGTAGTTCTTGGAGGATCTGCCGCCGCTGCATTACGGAACTTCTTACTATTGATGGGGGGGCTCATTATGATGCTTGCCACTTCTCTAAAACTCACCCTTCTCACACTCATCATTGTTCCTTTTGTGCTTATTCCCATACTCATATACGGTAAGCAAGTTCGGCAACTTTCCAAAAAAACGCAAGATCGCATTGCCGACGTTTCTGGATTCTTAGAAGAAACAATGAGTGGAATTCGGACCACCCAAGCTTTTCAACACGAGGACCATGATAAGGCCGAATTCAAAGACCAGGCTGATCGCGCATTCCAAGTTTCTATAAAGCGCATTCATTTGCGTTCCCTCCTAGCTTGCCTAGTCATGACTTTAGTTTTTGGTGGCGTCAGTCTTGTTCTCTGGAATGGAGGAAGGGATGTCATTGCCGGTAACCTCGAGGCAGGTCACCTATCCGCATTTATTTTTTATGCCATTGTCGTTGCCTCTTCTGCAGGGTCATTTTCAGAAATCTTTGCCGATCTTCAGCGCGCCATGGGAGCCCTTGATCGCTTGCGTGAACTGCTTGCAACAAGTCCAACATTGAAGACAACATCCTTTGTAACACATCGCAAATTACCTATTCCGTCTAGCGGCGTTGTGGCTCTACACAATATCTGCTTCTCCTACCCCAACAACCCAGAGAAACCCATTTTAAATAATATAACTTTATCAGCAGCACCGGGAGAAAAAATCGCCATTGTTGGTCCTTCAGGTGCTGGAAAAAGTACTCTTCTATCCCTTCTCTTACGCTTTTATTCCCCTCAATCCGGCTCCCTATATTTGGACGGGATTGATGTCCGCGACGTCGACGTTCAAGAGGTCCGCGCCCGCATGGGATTGGTTCCTCAAGATCCTATGATTTTCTCCCAATCCCTTTATCAAAACATTCTTTATGGTCGACCAAATGCGAGTGAGACCGAAGTCTGGAAAGCAGCAGAATTAGCCTATTTGCTTGATGTCATTGAAGATTTGCCCCAAGGGATACATACGCTCCTGGGAACGAAAGGAGTTCGCTTGTCAGGGGGACAACGGCAACGTGTCGCCATAGCTCGGGCAATTTTGCGCAATCCCTCCATTCTCCTTCTGGATGAAGCCACCAGCGCTCTCGATTCTCAAAGTGAGATCTTAGTTCAAAAGGGTCTTAATCATCTCATGACGACACGGACTACAATTGTAATTGCTCATCGGTTAGCAACCGTATTAAAAGCTGATCGGATTATCGTAATGGATCGTGGCAATATAGATGCTGTGGGAACCCATGCGGAGCTCATGTGTGAAGATGGTCTTTATCGCCGGCTCGCTCGAATGCAATATTCTGAAACCACCAACATACGCTCTATGGGATGA
- the lpxK gene encoding tetraacyldisaccharide 4'-kinase yields MFLSPPKFWNKPGSVLSYILEPFSWFYRIGTVIHNRISKPYQASVPVISIGNIILGGAGKTPVTIAIAKTLISMGYTPHIISRGYGGVLKGPLQVNLEHQYSQVGDEPLLLAKYAPTWISKNRKAAVKLAIKSGADVLLLDDAHQNYTLKKDLCFVVVNGSNGFGNGRVFPAGPLRQSIQSGLKEATTIVFISQDNDPVPPALRSISCPVIQARIIPISPKPCAVMGFAGIGYPEKFRQTLEQAGYEVKIFKSFPDHYPYTEDDLRKLRMRARVEKVFLITTEKDAMRIPHNCRNNILILPMDLAFEPASSLETELKKMHTRIES; encoded by the coding sequence ATGTTTCTATCACCCCCGAAATTTTGGAATAAACCTGGCAGTGTCCTGTCCTATATTCTTGAACCTTTCAGTTGGTTCTATCGTATTGGCACGGTTATTCATAATCGAATCTCAAAGCCCTATCAAGCATCTGTTCCTGTAATTTCTATTGGAAATATTATTCTTGGTGGTGCAGGTAAAACCCCTGTAACAATTGCAATTGCAAAAACTTTGATAAGTATGGGATACACACCCCACATCATTAGCCGTGGGTATGGAGGAGTCCTGAAAGGGCCCTTACAAGTCAATCTTGAGCATCAATACTCTCAAGTGGGGGATGAGCCACTCCTTTTAGCAAAATATGCTCCAACGTGGATTTCTAAGAATCGTAAAGCCGCTGTCAAGTTAGCCATAAAATCTGGCGCCGATGTCTTGCTTTTGGACGATGCGCATCAAAATTACACTCTAAAAAAAGATTTATGCTTTGTTGTTGTTAACGGCTCAAACGGATTTGGAAATGGACGAGTTTTTCCAGCAGGGCCTTTACGACAATCCATTCAATCCGGGTTAAAAGAAGCCACCACAATTGTTTTTATCTCCCAAGATAATGACCCAGTGCCCCCCGCGTTACGCTCAATTTCCTGTCCAGTCATTCAAGCCAGAATCATTCCCATTTCCCCAAAACCATGTGCTGTGATGGGGTTTGCTGGCATTGGATATCCAGAAAAATTTCGCCAAACTCTCGAACAAGCTGGGTATGAAGTGAAAATTTTTAAATCCTTTCCTGATCATTATCCCTACACTGAAGACGATTTACGAAAATTACGGATGAGAGCCCGCGTGGAAAAAGTTTTTCTCATCACAACAGAAAAAGATGCAATGCGCATTCCTCATAACTGTCGCAATAATATTCTTATCCTTCCCATGGATTTAGCGTTTGAACCCGCCTCATCACTTGAAACTGAGTTAAAGAAAATGCACACGCGCATAGAGAGTTGA
- a CDS encoding beta-lactamase family protein has product MTRLDNYINKIALNNKLQANIFVAKGSEVLLERSFGYGNIELKKPLTPSTIFKIGSVTKQMTAALILKLVEENVLDLFTPISTYLDSSYEGWKNNKPSWANEINSHQLLAHCAGIPDYMTLSHFVDLSKSAHTKRDIIDIIAKQDLLFEPGTLYEYSNSGYILLGEIMEQATGQSYDDLMDALILEPLGLKNTMSIRLHHKANSSGFISSHQDFAYGYLISPKMPDELSVIGNAFPFSSFPCQTLPDGSLISTARDLHLWNLSLYKGKVIGQEGLQKMLTPHVRIIHPPSMAKVTKKLDLWYGYGIACAYNPILKTIFYRHGGIGSGFRTELLYLPAKEVTVAYLSNVTWSDQRVDPLREIRRHVQILSELAVAES; this is encoded by the coding sequence ATGACTCGTTTAGATAATTATATTAATAAAATTGCTCTAAATAATAAGTTGCAAGCCAATATTTTTGTTGCCAAGGGTTCAGAAGTTCTATTGGAAAGAAGTTTTGGCTATGGAAATATTGAGCTCAAGAAGCCCCTTACCCCTTCCACAATATTTAAAATAGGTTCCGTGACAAAGCAGATGACAGCTGCACTGATTCTCAAACTTGTTGAGGAAAATGTGTTGGATCTGTTTACACCCATTTCTACTTATCTCGACTCTTCTTATGAGGGATGGAAAAATAATAAACCCTCTTGGGCGAATGAAATTAATAGTCATCAGTTGTTAGCACATTGTGCAGGCATTCCTGATTATATGACCTTATCCCACTTTGTCGATTTATCAAAAAGCGCCCATACCAAAAGAGATATTATTGACATTATCGCAAAACAAGACCTGTTGTTTGAGCCCGGAACACTCTATGAATATTCGAATTCGGGATATATTCTCTTGGGAGAAATTATGGAACAGGCGACAGGTCAATCTTATGATGATTTGATGGATGCTCTAATTTTAGAACCGCTCGGTTTAAAAAATACCATGAGTATTCGTCTTCATCATAAAGCGAATTCATCCGGTTTTATCTCGAGTCATCAGGATTTTGCTTATGGATATTTAATATCTCCTAAAATGCCAGATGAGTTATCAGTTATTGGGAATGCTTTTCCCTTTAGTTCATTTCCTTGTCAGACATTGCCGGATGGGTCATTAATTTCAACGGCCCGGGATTTGCATCTTTGGAATCTTTCTTTATACAAGGGCAAAGTTATAGGTCAAGAGGGACTTCAGAAGATGTTGACCCCCCATGTGCGTATAATTCATCCCCCATCGATGGCGAAAGTTACTAAAAAATTAGATCTTTGGTATGGCTATGGAATTGCTTGCGCTTATAATCCAATTCTTAAGACAATCTTTTATCGGCATGGGGGTATTGGGAGTGGTTTTCGCACAGAATTGCTTTATCTGCCTGCAAAAGAAGTGACTGTTGCTTATCTTTCGAATGTGACTTGGTCGGATCAGAGGGTAGATCCTTTGCGTGAAATTCGTCGTCATGTTCAAATTTTGTCTGAGCTTGCTGTTGCAGAGTCATAA